In Lolium rigidum isolate FL_2022 chromosome 3, APGP_CSIRO_Lrig_0.1, whole genome shotgun sequence, the genomic window TCCGGGTGCTTCGTTACATGAAGAATCTGATATATGTTAATTTGTTTAAAACATTGGAAAAGACGCCATTGTTTTAAGAAAATGCAGCAAATTATAAAGAAGGAAAAGACTGAAATCGGGAAGCATAATACACGTCAAGGTTGAAAGGAAACTGCCTTTTAGTCCAGGCATTTAGAGTATCAGCAATTCGGCATAGAATTTTAGTAAGAAGAAAAAAGGGAGAGTAACTTGTCAATAGTTGGATTAGCTCAATAGAGGGACATATTCTGAGAAACAATTTTAACAGATGTATATCACTGATATGTTGAAGAATATGGTTTATTCGGGAGTTGGCCATATTCGGGAGTAAGTAAGCTTTGCTGAAAGTATATAATGCAAACTGAATTGGACAAATGCAATACATATTGAACAAACAACTATAGCTATCATAAAATTTCCAGCACTCAAGTTAGTCCACTTTTCCAATATATCTTGTGAGGCTGATGTTTGAAATACACGCAACCAACCAATACATATCACGAACAAATATTTGGAGCAATGGGTCTACTAAATCATGCACATACTTATTTCTTAATTCTTATCAAGCTACATTGCAGCATGGAGAGGCAATTACAGAACTGCAGACTCTTATACCAAACTCTCCAGAAGAAAATTGGCAAATAACTCTTTATCGGACAATTCAAATTTCACGATAACTTCCAGGGTGATCACTAGCAAATGGAAATGAAATAAAGTCTTCCAGATAGATCCTTTGCCACTCTATCTCATGGTTAAATGGTCACTTCATACTATTTCTGTTTACATTTCAGAAGATAAGCTAGTTCAACACTTTGAAAAGTACTAACACtcaaaaccaaaacaaaaaacTAATAACACTTCATTCAAGTTTCTTTGTGATACGTGGATTCATTCAACTAATATACGCATGCTTCATTCAATTTTCTTTGTGATATGCGGCTCCATTGAAGTGTGATTTCATCTTAAGGAAATAAGGACTAGATCGCAGCTACATAATGTtcagaaattaaattaaaaatagaTGTGCTACTGCTAACTATCAATATCAACATTGATAGTGGCAACCTACATGTATACTCACTCCAGGATAGAAGGCATTACTCACATTTCTTTGTTCTTGTCAGCTAGTTGTGTAATGTTGTGAGATTTACAATTTCGAATAAGCCAATTGATTGCATATCGTATGAATTGAGATGCCTAGGAGAAAGACTTGGGGGCATATGAGGTGGTGTGCTAGGCAGCCCAAGTTTCACCACTCTCTTAATAAAATACCACAGCGGTTCCTCCCACCGTTGAAGTAAGAGAATTGAGGTGCCTACTGTCTAGTGCCTATATTGGTCTTGAACTAACCACAAGAATGTATTCCACATTGGGTATAACTCTATAGGAAAAGAGCACTGAACAAAGCTACCACCTATTCAGTTCACCATCCTAAATAAATGTTGAAGAAGCTGGAAACACAAAAATATAGCTTAAGTGATTACCTGTAAATACCAAATCCCATGATATTGATAAGATTGGTCAATGCATAGAGCCTTCCCATATAGGTCTTCTCTGTGGTTTCCCCTCTCGGTTGTTGGTGTATATTCAGAGTTAACTCATAATACGAGCACGCATATGTCAACTTGAACTTGGTTCTTCTATTAGACTCTGCCCTGGCGCCTTCTGCGCACTCATCCTCCTCATCAGTTTCCTCACATCCCCTGCCTCCTCCCATCGTCCTGTTTCTGCATAAAGATTGGCCAGCAGCACATAATTCCCTGAATTCCAAGGTTCCagacgaataagctctttgagagCTACCTCGGCAATGCCAAGCCCAGCATGGGAACGGCAGGCGCTTAGAAGCGATCCCCATATTGCAGCATTAGGCCCCATTGGCATCTCTTGAATCAGTGCATGCGCCTTGTCGAGAAGACCGGACCTTCCAAGTAAATCTACCATACacccatagtgttcgatttccgcCTCAATCCCATGCTCTGACTGCATACTCTGGAAGATCCCCTGCCCAATATCCACCGCCCCAGCATGGGCACAGCAACTAAGCACCCCCAGGAAAGTCACAGCATTGGGAGCCTCTCCGGACCTCAACATCTCCTGGAACAGCTCGATTCCCCTTAATCCCTTGTCCATTCAACGAAAACCCTGAGATCATCGTGTTCCAGCTCACCGCGCTCCGCTGTCGCATCCCTTGGAACACCTCTGTGGCGCTGCTAAGGTCACCACACTTGCAATGCATATCAACCTCCGCATTTGCAACGTGCACGGACCTATCTAAAATACCTGTTTTACATGCGTACTCGTGTGCCCACCTCCCGGCACCAGCGTTCCCCGTCCTCCCGCAAGCAGGCAGCGCCGCGGCAAGTGTCCCATCATCTGGCACCACCTCGCCCTCCCGCACCATGTCTTCGAAATACCGCACTGCCATGTCGTCCCTCCCACACCCCGCGCACCCCGCGATCATAGCGTTCCAGGAAACCACGCTTCTCCTGGAGCGCTTGAACTgctgcatttcgtcgaacaggtggCGTGCGGCGAAGAGATCCTTGGCTTTCAGATAGGCAGAGATGAGCGTGTTGTAGCCGACGGCACACTTGTTCTGCTgaggcatttcgtcgaacagggttTGTGTGTGCGGTAGAGGATAGGGCTTGAGGAGCGCGAGGGAGATGGCGTGGTGGGAGAGgaagccgaggcggaggaggagcgcgtggAGGGACGAGATGAGCGTGAAGGAGGGGGTGGAGCCGAGCAGAGGGAGGGAAGGGAGTAAAACAATTTTCCATTTTATAGTGTTCAATGATTATTGGAGGCTCCTAAAACCGAAGAGCAGCTTATTAACCAGGTTAAAGGAAGTCCTGATACTGGCGGAGTGCTGTTTCTTTTATACTCTGTCAAATACACATTTGTCTTggaaatgaagttggatgaagataaCATCTGACCATTTTATCAAGAATGTGTATAAACTATCTTTTATACACATTTTGAAACTCACAGTTTAACAGTAAGAGTACCTGTCGACAGCATGCAATCCAAGGTGGCCAACAGAAATACAATGTACTACTATATGCATGTATTCATTCTTGTTAACATTTTGCTATTAGCAAATTCAACCAAGACAGAGCAGTGACTGTCACTAACCGCGTGGACTTTCCAACTTTCACTGGAAAAAAGCAGCTCCATTTCCATGCTTTGGCTTACAATGATGGGGGCATCTCCAGATACCTCCTTTGTTGGGCTAATTCGGTCCCAGGTACCCGCTCAACAACTTTTCTCCATGTTCTTTATTTGCCGCAGATCAACACGCAGCTGCCGCCCTGCTTCGTACAAACCAGCAAAATGCCTATGATTAAAGCCACACTAAAATAGCAAACACAACAAGTCTTTTCACACTCTTAATGGATAATCTTTTCACGGTAAAGCTACAATGTGATCAAATAAGATCGCCAAGGCAATGAAAGGACCTGGGAATACATTATATATGCTGGTAGGTATACTAGTAGTGCTTTACTGCTAATTGTGATGCCATAACAGCACTTTAATCTCCAAATCTTCTTTTCAAAGCTAAAGGTTATATGTTACACTACTAGTACTGAATGATTGTTCATATTCAATCGATCTAATGATACCTGTGGCAGATTAAGAATTTGATGTGGCACCGGTTTAGGAGTACATATCTCCTCCAGTGGATCCTCTGTGAGTGCAGCCATATCGCCGATAGAGGTTACCTGCTCCCTGGAACAGTCCAGGGGCACCGAGCAGAGGCAGGTCAACAGCTGTCTCGCCCCCGCCGGCCTCCGATGTCGCCGCCGACCTGCACCGTGCAACAGCCGATGTCGATCCCCAGACGTGGAGAGGGGAGGCTTTGTATGTGGTCCTCTCCACTCCGTGGCAACACGGGGGAGCATACAGTCACTGGGAGTAAACAAGTACTAGCAAGTTGGTGAAGCGCTGATAAAACAATGTCACACAGAAAGAAATGCCGCCAGTCACCAGTGCCTCCTCCTAAGCATTTGTGGGGACctgaaacgcatcaaaacgagagCGGATTAGAGAGAATCCAAAGGTGGGTTGCATGCATGTGGATGTGATTGTGCAAGCAAAGAGAGTATATGCAGTTGGCAACTAGGGAGGGATAGTATCCGGATGCTTGGAGGTCAGTCTCGGTGATTGTCGTCCTTCGATGGCGTATGAGGTTCTCGTTGCCTCGTGTTGTGCCCAGGCTTGCTCATTCGGTGATGGCGGAGGCAAGAGGAAGTGCGGAGTTCGTCTCGGTGGAACTTTGCCCTTCGGTGATGTCGGCGGCTTTCGGTGTCGCGATGTAACCTTGGCAGTGGGATGCCCTTCGACGACTGTTGCGACCTTCCTAGTTCGAGGCCATGAGGATGTGCAGCGACTGTCTTGGTGGAACTCTGCCCTTCTGTGGTGTTTGCGGCTCTCGGCGTCGCGTCACGACCTCGGTAGTGGGATGCCTTTCGACAATGGCTGCGATGCTCCTAGTTCTTTCAAGGTGTAGAGTAATTGCAGGGCAAGCGAGTTTCGTTTCTTTGCGCTGCCTCGACTTCAAGATCCTTTCGGCTTATCCTTCAACACCCCTTCCTGCTCTTCTTGGTCTGTTCCATTGTTGTTGGATGCTTAGTTGCTAGGCTTAGCGGTGTTATTTCTGTTTTCTCCTTTCTCCTTCAAACTTGTAATTTGACTCTGTACTTGAGACTTGGCTGAATATATGTTCAGGCTGGCTTATGCCCGCCGTAGTTACAGTAAAAAAAAAAGTATCTGGGACACTGCCAAGTGCCAATAAACCTATGCAGCTGCAACTGTATAGTGCACAGACATGTTGGCCAAGGAGATGAGCACCCAATGTCAAGTACACAGATGCGTTTACATCTGTCATACGATACTCCCAAGTATTTATACAAGTAGATTTTAGATAAATCCGTAGCTTGACATTATACTTTTTTCACCCTTCAAAAGATTTTTTGTACTGTAATCTAGAAAGCTATGGGATATTTCAGTAATCAAATTAAAAAAACGAAAAGGAATACCCAAAAATATATATTTGTGTGATCAATGTTGTTAACTCTCTCGGCAGCATCCTGGAGGATATTTGTGTGATATATTTTAATCCCATAGATTTTAGTACAACGTCTTTGACCTTAAGGGAACACACTTTAATATGATTTCAACTTACGGTTCTAGAGACATAGATCCACATGTCAGCAACATCGATGCCACGCATAAAAATACCCAATTCAATCATACGTGGTTCAGATTTGACAGCACGATACATAAAAACGGACGGCTGGGTGTAAAAAGGGCTTTTGGAAGTAAAGGAGAAGATCAACACATGCTCCTCCCCCTTATGGTTCTTCCATGTCCTTTTTGCGGTTTTTAAGATCAGTGGGGAGACAAATTTCAAGGAGCAGGGAAAAGAGAAGGCAGGGACAAAAACACAAGGCCCAATACCGGAAATTTCCTATGGTTCTAGGCAGCATCTCTTGATTTTTTTTACCCTTTGTTGGGAACTTAAAATTATCATTTCGAGTTGTCCCTGTTAGAGGAGCCCACAAAAGGAAAGTGCCAAGGTTGGTGCTGGGCCCGAAATGTGTATAGGTCTCTGTGTGAAAGTTTGTTTCTTTGCGTTTGCCATTCTGTACGTGTTAACAGCGTCAAATTTTGTGCCCGCAAGTAAAATGCTGAAAGAGCGACCAAACTGATGTATGCATACACACCATAAACTGTAGTCTCAGCAGTGAGAGTTCCTGCACTGGAA contains:
- the LOC124696142 gene encoding LOW QUALITY PROTEIN: pentatricopeptide repeat-containing protein At1g09190-like (The sequence of the model RefSeq protein was modified relative to this genomic sequence to represent the inferred CDS: deleted 1 base in 1 codon), which gives rise to SLPLLGSTPSFTLISSLHALLLRLGFLSHHAISLALLKPYPLPHTQTLFDEMPQQNKCAVGYNTLISAYLKAKDLFAARHLFDEMQQFKRSRRSVVSWNAMIAGCAGCGRDDMAVRYFEDMVREGEVVPDDGTLAAALPACGRTGNAGAGRWAHEYACKTGILDRSVHVANAEVDMHCKCGDLSSATEVFQGMRQRSAVSWNTMISGFSLNGQGIKGIELFQEMLRSGEAPNAVTFLGVLSCCAHAGAVDIGQGIFQSMQSEHGIEAEIEHYGCMVDLLGRSGLLDKAHALIQEMPMGPNAAIWGSLLSACRSHAGLGIAEVALKELIRLEPWNSGNYVLLANLYAETGRWEEAGDVRKLMRRMSAQKAPGQSLIEEPSSS